Proteins from a genomic interval of Verrucomicrobiota bacterium:
- a CDS encoding FAD-dependent oxidoreductase, which produces MNILNTSAIPLIAETDILVVGGGSAGCSAALAARQTAAVDVTLIDRAGFPGGISTQALDTFYGFFTPGDSPRKVVGGIGQQVVDALDAVGAVFLRPNTYGAGTGVNYNPERLKLIWDRLLYQAGVNTRLHTTLVEVEKSADRIESVIIHGKQGFGRIRARHYIDASGDADFCHLGGIPYERAGENEPSQTMTTTFRMANVDLEAYNQAGGKKILMEKMAEALEEGTHPLPRKAGSVHPMNVAGCVSTVAVRVAGFSGIDSIDLTCAEQEGRRQAFIYEEFLRDCVPGFGKSNIIGLSSSIGVRESRRVYGEYRLTREDCLSRGRFEDKVLICGAPIEDHRASNDGQEETHWAYVPEGGVYEVPFRCFIPKKTDQALVCGRCFSATHDAHASCRSMGQTMTMGHACGTASALAMESNCTPRDLSNQQLQDTLLSQGAVLDYPKSIADTSPDGWSNN; this is translated from the coding sequence ATGAACATTCTAAATACATCCGCAATCCCCCTCATTGCTGAGACAGATATCCTGGTTGTCGGTGGGGGATCTGCTGGCTGTAGTGCTGCCTTAGCAGCACGCCAGACCGCTGCAGTTGATGTGACCTTGATTGACCGCGCAGGTTTCCCCGGAGGTATTTCTACGCAAGCATTGGACACCTTTTATGGATTCTTTACCCCAGGGGACTCACCGCGCAAAGTCGTCGGTGGTATCGGGCAGCAAGTTGTCGATGCCCTTGATGCAGTAGGCGCCGTTTTCTTGCGTCCTAACACTTATGGTGCCGGAACTGGTGTCAACTATAACCCAGAACGCTTGAAGCTGATTTGGGACCGTCTCCTTTACCAAGCAGGCGTTAACACTCGTTTGCACACAACCCTAGTCGAGGTTGAGAAATCGGCCGATCGTATTGAATCCGTCATCATTCACGGGAAACAGGGATTCGGGCGGATCCGGGCCCGTCACTACATTGATGCTTCCGGCGACGCGGATTTTTGTCACCTGGGAGGCATTCCATATGAACGTGCAGGAGAAAATGAACCTTCCCAGACTATGACCACCACATTCCGAATGGCTAATGTGGATTTAGAAGCATATAACCAGGCGGGCGGAAAAAAAATTCTGATGGAAAAAATGGCTGAAGCCTTAGAAGAAGGTACTCACCCGCTGCCGCGCAAAGCAGGAAGCGTGCATCCTATGAATGTTGCAGGTTGCGTCTCAACTGTAGCAGTCCGAGTTGCCGGGTTCTCTGGAATCGATTCGATCGACCTAACTTGTGCTGAGCAGGAAGGTCGCCGGCAGGCCTTTATCTACGAGGAATTTCTTCGCGATTGTGTACCGGGCTTTGGCAAATCAAATATCATTGGACTTTCCTCTAGCATAGGCGTTAGGGAAAGCCGCCGAGTTTACGGAGAATACCGTCTCACTCGTGAGGATTGTCTAAGTCGAGGGCGTTTCGAGGATAAGGTCTTGATCTGCGGTGCACCTATTGAGGACCACCGTGCTTCGAATGATGGCCAGGAGGAGACCCACTGGGCTTATGTACCCGAAGGTGGAGTCTATGAAGTTCCCTTTCGTTGTTTTATCCCTAAAAAAACTGACCAAGCACTGGTCTGTGGTCGATGCTTTAGTGCCACTCATGACGCTCATGCTTCGTGCCGCTCCATGGGTCAGACTATGACCATGGGGCACGCCTGCGGCACCGCTAGTGCGCTGGCTATGGAAAGCAACTGTACGCCACGCGACCTCTCCAACCAACAACTCCAGGATACATTACTTAGTCAAGGCGCAGTCCTGGACTATCCGAAATCAATCGCCGACACCAGCCCGGACGGCTGGTCTAATAACTAA
- a CDS encoding methionine synthase — protein sequence MKENPLRTSVIGSYPFPSWLLFASQNLNAFGTSDIAEMQEDAVIAALNDQLSAGLDVVTDGEQTRFDFNLSFYGYIEGIELESKSPRLHGPPAHDQRGKHKISGSLAAPRGLGAVEEFERLKQLAGDTTATLKASIPGPYTMSGRLLPNNQYPDRWAITEALLPFIRDELEKLVEAGCTEICVDEPSMSCYAYREDTARFVDIFNRTVEPIRGKARICTHLCFGNFKGHAVGLRRIGPMFPDFLDFHVDEMHVEMASREFAEIEAISDIAKRMDVAVGIIDVKSYYVETPEDIADRVRLCLQHAPAEKLVFAPDCGLSQTARWASKKKLRNMVAGVHEVLKKL from the coding sequence ATGAAAGAAAACCCCCTTCGCACCTCTGTCATTGGAAGTTATCCCTTCCCCTCCTGGCTTTTATTTGCCAGTCAGAACCTCAACGCCTTTGGAACCTCGGATATCGCCGAAATGCAGGAAGATGCTGTCATTGCCGCGCTCAATGATCAACTATCTGCTGGCTTGGATGTTGTTACTGATGGCGAACAAACACGCTTTGATTTCAATCTCTCGTTCTACGGTTATATCGAAGGAATTGAGCTCGAGTCCAAAAGCCCTAGACTCCACGGACCGCCTGCCCACGATCAACGAGGAAAGCATAAGATCTCTGGCAGCCTTGCTGCTCCTCGCGGACTTGGTGCTGTGGAAGAATTCGAGCGCCTAAAACAGCTGGCTGGGGACACGACTGCCACTCTTAAGGCCTCGATTCCCGGCCCCTACACCATGAGTGGTCGGCTCCTTCCAAATAACCAATACCCAGACCGCTGGGCCATCACCGAAGCACTCCTGCCATTCATTCGCGATGAGTTAGAGAAATTAGTGGAGGCAGGCTGTACCGAAATTTGTGTTGATGAGCCATCAATGAGTTGCTATGCCTACAGGGAAGATACGGCTAGATTTGTCGACATCTTTAACCGCACAGTCGAGCCGATCCGTGGAAAAGCTCGTATCTGCACTCACCTCTGCTTTGGAAATTTCAAAGGGCACGCAGTAGGTCTGCGCAGGATCGGTCCTATGTTTCCAGACTTTCTCGATTTCCACGTTGATGAGATGCATGTGGAAATGGCTAGTCGTGAGTTTGCTGAAATCGAAGCCATTAGCGACATTGCAAAACGTATGGACGTTGCCGTCGGGATCATCGATGTTAAAAGTTACTACGTCGAAACTCCGGAGGACATTGCTGATCGAGTTCGACTCTGCCTTCAACACGCACCCGCGGAAAAGCTAGTATTTGCTCCGGATTGTGGATTAAGCCAAACTGCTCGCTGGGCTTCTAAAAAGAAATTAAGGAATATGGTAGCTGGCGTTCACGAAGTCCTTAAGAAGTTATAG
- a CDS encoding MBL fold metallo-hydrolase, with amino-acid sequence MIQALQKDDVLLADIESAPDDRLHLWWLGQSGFLVRHGRDRFLFDPYLSETLTQKYAKTDKPHVRMTEQVIDPQRLTGIRAVTSSHAHTDHLDHGSLLPLREANPGMKLILPRAIRELTMDRLGDWEEGFCWMNAGESVNCGNICFRAVPAAHNDLKTDDLGNHYFLGYVVTIGPWSIYFSGDTLPYTGMKEAIGNPVDIAILPINGNKPERRVAGNCDGAEAARLAKDIGAETVIPCHYEMFEFNTASPELFEESCRELNQPFTRLQAGERFSYKGRNSS; translated from the coding sequence ATGATCCAGGCTTTACAGAAAGATGATGTCCTGCTTGCTGACATCGAATCCGCTCCCGATGACAGGCTGCATCTCTGGTGGCTGGGCCAAAGTGGCTTCCTAGTTCGCCATGGCAGGGATCGCTTTCTCTTCGACCCCTATCTCTCCGAAACACTAACCCAAAAGTATGCGAAGACCGACAAGCCGCATGTCCGCATGACGGAGCAAGTCATTGACCCACAACGATTGACAGGCATTCGTGCAGTTACTTCAAGTCATGCCCATACGGACCACCTCGATCACGGAAGTCTGCTTCCACTTCGTGAAGCTAATCCGGGCATGAAGCTAATCCTGCCTCGAGCCATCCGAGAGCTCACTATGGACCGTCTAGGAGATTGGGAAGAAGGTTTCTGCTGGATGAATGCTGGAGAATCCGTCAACTGCGGGAATATATGCTTTCGAGCAGTCCCTGCGGCTCATAACGATTTAAAGACCGATGACTTAGGGAATCACTACTTCCTCGGCTACGTCGTTACAATTGGTCCTTGGAGCATTTACTTTAGCGGAGACACCCTTCCCTATACGGGCATGAAGGAGGCGATCGGTAACCCCGTAGACATTGCTATCCTGCCCATTAACGGGAATAAACCGGAACGCAGGGTAGCTGGCAATTGTGATGGAGCCGAAGCCGCCCGCCTAGCAAAAGATATCGGAGCCGAGACAGTCATTCCTTGTCATTACGAAATGTTCGAGTTCAACACGGCCTCACCTGAGTTATTTGAAGAATCTTGTCGGGAACTCAATCAACCCTTTACGCGACTACAGGCTGGCGAGCGTTTCAGCTACAAGGGAAGAAACAGTTCATGA
- a CDS encoding aryldialkylphosphatase, which produces MIRTVLEDIAPQKLGICYAHEHIIIDESVATLRFPEFRLNSVAKGTAELKQFYQDGGRAMVDSMPCDAGRNVLKLAEISRQSKVHILCPTGLHLAKYYDDGHWSHHYNEDQIAELFIRDIEDGIDCYDYSGPITQRTKHRAGLIKIATGGQRPTPHEKKLFSAAAKAHLKTGCPILTHVEQGEGAIQQIDLLSSDGVRLDKVVLSHTDRKSETAYHRDILQTGVRVEYDSAFRWKTKTNPTLELVMELIGEFPDQIMLGMDAARPSYWKQYGGGPGLSFLLNEFSKVMHERGLTEPQWQKIFINTPAQTYNFN; this is translated from the coding sequence ATGATCCGGACCGTTCTAGAAGATATAGCTCCGCAAAAACTTGGGATTTGTTATGCGCATGAACACATCATTATCGATGAAAGTGTGGCTACTTTACGTTTTCCAGAATTTCGACTCAATTCGGTTGCGAAGGGAACGGCAGAACTCAAACAATTTTATCAAGACGGCGGGAGAGCCATGGTTGATTCCATGCCCTGTGATGCCGGGCGTAATGTCCTGAAGTTAGCTGAGATTTCTCGCCAATCCAAAGTCCACATTCTTTGTCCTACAGGCTTACACCTGGCTAAATATTACGACGATGGACACTGGAGCCATCATTATAACGAAGACCAAATCGCTGAGTTATTTATTCGCGACATTGAAGATGGCATCGACTGCTACGACTACTCTGGACCCATTACTCAACGCACCAAACACCGAGCTGGTTTGATCAAAATAGCTACAGGAGGCCAGCGCCCTACGCCCCATGAAAAGAAACTATTCTCCGCGGCGGCCAAGGCTCATCTGAAAACCGGGTGTCCCATACTTACCCATGTTGAACAGGGAGAAGGCGCAATCCAACAAATTGATCTCCTTTCCTCTGACGGCGTCCGCCTTGACAAAGTTGTTCTCTCTCACACCGACCGCAAGTCCGAGACAGCTTACCATAGAGACATACTACAAACTGGTGTGCGTGTGGAATATGACAGTGCTTTTCGCTGGAAAACAAAAACGAATCCAACACTCGAATTAGTTATGGAACTGATAGGGGAATTTCCCGACCAAATCATGCTCGGCATGGATGCGGCTCGCCCTTCGTATTGGAAGCAGTATGGTGGAGGCCCGGGACTGAGTTTTTTACTGAACGAATTTTCAAAAGTGATGCACGAGCGAGGACTCACAGAACCACAATGGCAAAAGATCTTTATCAACACCCCTGCTCAAACCTACAACTTTAACTGA
- a CDS encoding Gfo/Idh/MocA family oxidoreductase, with amino-acid sequence MNKTWKIAGIEFSHMHMGDLLRCVDQHPHAEIVGICDPKPERMEEAISNFKLDASRVFTDARQCMEETQPDLVILCPPTAEHATWVERIAPFGAHIFVEKPFAGSLQDADRMIAAVEASGKELIINWPLRWVESHCTTHRLIREGLIGDIIEVHYYDGNRGPLYHGADKVELESTAEKKLESWWYKKDSDGGSLRDYLGYGVTLGTWFNGGQKPDAITCLSAGTSGIEVDEHSITLARYGEHLSKFETRWGTFSDPWTYQPQPKCGFIIRGTDGTISSYDYESTIRIQTRGRPEGYEQAVDPFPKGESNGIEYALKKISLGEPIEGPLNPKLARIGQQIVDSAIRSIDEGCTVSLEGALS; translated from the coding sequence ATGAACAAAACATGGAAAATAGCTGGAATCGAATTCTCCCACATGCACATGGGTGACCTACTCCGGTGCGTTGATCAACACCCCCACGCGGAAATCGTCGGCATCTGTGACCCCAAACCTGAGCGTATGGAGGAAGCCATCAGCAATTTCAAGCTCGACGCCTCTAGGGTCTTTACTGATGCGCGCCAATGCATGGAAGAAACCCAGCCTGACCTTGTCATTCTTTGTCCCCCAACTGCGGAACATGCCACATGGGTCGAGCGTATAGCACCTTTCGGCGCTCATATTTTTGTGGAAAAACCATTCGCAGGATCACTGCAAGATGCTGACCGGATGATTGCAGCCGTCGAAGCTTCCGGCAAAGAACTCATTATCAACTGGCCTTTGCGCTGGGTAGAAAGTCACTGCACAACCCATCGTTTAATTCGGGAAGGACTTATTGGTGACATCATTGAGGTTCACTATTACGATGGTAACCGCGGACCTCTTTACCACGGAGCAGACAAAGTAGAACTCGAATCAACTGCGGAAAAAAAACTAGAGAGTTGGTGGTATAAGAAAGATTCGGATGGTGGCTCCCTGAGGGACTATCTCGGCTATGGTGTCACCCTTGGAACCTGGTTCAATGGTGGACAAAAGCCAGATGCCATTACTTGTCTCAGTGCAGGCACCAGTGGAATTGAAGTCGATGAGCACAGTATCACGCTAGCTCGTTATGGGGAGCATCTCTCCAAGTTCGAGACTCGGTGGGGCACATTCTCGGACCCCTGGACTTACCAGCCACAGCCGAAATGTGGATTCATCATCCGAGGCACGGACGGAACTATCAGCAGCTATGACTATGAATCCACCATTCGTATTCAAACTCGCGGTCGACCCGAAGGCTATGAACAAGCTGTGGACCCTTTCCCCAAGGGAGAAAGCAACGGCATCGAGTACGCTCTAAAAAAAATTAGCCTGGGCGAGCCAATTGAAGGGCCATTGAACCCGAAGCTAGCACGCATTGGTCAGCAAATCGTTGACAGTGCCATCCGGAGCATTGATGAAGGATGCACCGTGAGTCTGGAAGGAGCTCTATCATGA
- a CDS encoding Gfo/Idh/MocA family oxidoreductase, which translates to MSNKDDARELKVKEAQKTTAPVLPYRPAIPKRSPQPIALIGCGGIARNHLEAYQTYKFPVHTLSDINLEAAQALRDEFFPEASVSDSPESVLEDSSIAVVDLALHPDHRLPFIRQALQAGKHVLSQKPFVTDIQAGHELADLADEKKLKLAVNQNGRWAPYFSYLRSAVAAGLLGEIVSCDIQIAWDHSWIQGTRFEKIHHIVLYDFAIHWFDMVRCIFGDRQALLVHSQVQNALGQLIQPPLCAQSLIQFEGGQASLVFRAHTKFSPAESVVVTGTKGTYRSSGPVCANNQILLTTEAGEAEVELDGAWFNDGFAGAMGELLCAIEENREPLNSARKNLPSLELCFAAVASADSGQSVSPASANSIDVT; encoded by the coding sequence ATGAGTAACAAAGATGATGCGCGGGAATTAAAAGTAAAAGAGGCCCAAAAAACAACTGCACCTGTTCTACCATACCGGCCTGCTATTCCCAAACGCTCTCCTCAGCCCATCGCCCTGATTGGTTGTGGCGGGATTGCTCGTAATCACCTGGAAGCTTACCAGACATACAAATTTCCGGTGCATACTCTCAGCGATATCAATCTAGAAGCTGCCCAAGCACTAAGGGATGAGTTTTTTCCGGAAGCCAGTGTCTCGGATTCCCCAGAGTCCGTTCTTGAAGACTCTTCTATAGCGGTAGTAGACCTGGCCCTTCACCCGGATCACCGCTTGCCATTTATCCGCCAAGCTCTCCAAGCTGGTAAACATGTGCTGAGCCAGAAGCCCTTTGTAACAGACATCCAAGCTGGTCACGAGCTCGCGGATCTAGCAGACGAAAAAAAACTAAAACTCGCTGTTAACCAAAATGGTCGTTGGGCTCCTTATTTCAGTTATCTGCGGTCAGCAGTAGCCGCTGGGCTTCTCGGAGAAATTGTTAGTTGTGACATCCAGATCGCCTGGGATCATAGCTGGATTCAAGGCACCCGTTTCGAGAAAATTCACCACATCGTTCTCTACGATTTCGCCATCCATTGGTTTGATATGGTGCGTTGCATATTTGGAGATCGCCAGGCGTTACTGGTTCACTCTCAGGTGCAAAATGCTCTCGGACAACTAATCCAACCCCCGCTTTGTGCTCAATCTCTGATCCAATTTGAAGGAGGTCAAGCCTCACTTGTCTTTCGAGCTCACACCAAATTTAGCCCTGCTGAATCGGTTGTTGTCACTGGAACCAAGGGAACCTACCGCAGTTCCGGTCCGGTCTGCGCGAATAATCAAATTCTGCTGACCACGGAGGCAGGCGAAGCTGAGGTTGAACTTGATGGCGCTTGGTTCAACGACGGGTTCGCTGGGGCCATGGGAGAATTGCTCTGTGCTATTGAAGAAAACCGCGAACCCCTTAATAGCGCTCGCAAGAACCTACCAAGCCTGGAGTTATGCTTTGCGGCCGTCGCCAGTGCCGATAGTGGCCAATCTGTGAGCCCAGCAAGTGCAAACAGCATTGATGTGACATAA
- the eda gene encoding bifunctional 4-hydroxy-2-oxoglutarate aldolase/2-dehydro-3-deoxy-phosphogluconate aldolase, which produces MHKEEIINRLLDPGVIAIIRANDSNQLTDACQALIEGGIHAIEVTMTTPNALGVIQETTNYFGKQILMGVGSVLDDTTARMALLAGAEYVVTPVFRPEIISICQRYGKPICCGAYTPTEALNAHESGADFIKIFPADGLGPSYIKAVKAPLPQLRIIPTGGVTPETCGAFIKAGCSAVAAGSSLVSKDILEKKDWSQLKQSAQIFVDAMKKARNSSPEL; this is translated from the coding sequence ATGCATAAAGAAGAGATTATTAACAGGCTGCTAGACCCCGGGGTTATAGCTATTATTCGAGCAAACGACTCCAACCAACTAACGGACGCTTGCCAAGCTCTTATAGAAGGAGGTATTCACGCTATTGAGGTAACGATGACTACTCCAAATGCCCTTGGTGTTATCCAAGAGACAACTAATTATTTTGGCAAACAAATCCTGATGGGAGTAGGGTCAGTGCTCGACGATACCACAGCTCGAATGGCGCTCTTAGCTGGAGCCGAGTATGTTGTCACCCCAGTTTTTCGTCCCGAGATCATCTCTATTTGCCAGCGCTACGGAAAGCCTATCTGTTGCGGTGCATATACTCCCACGGAGGCCTTGAATGCCCACGAATCTGGTGCCGACTTTATCAAAATTTTCCCAGCGGATGGCCTGGGACCTTCTTATATCAAGGCAGTAAAAGCACCTTTACCACAACTAAGAATTATACCTACAGGTGGTGTCACTCCCGAAACCTGTGGTGCCTTTATTAAAGCAGGTTGCTCTGCGGTAGCCGCAGGAAGCAGTTTAGTGAGCAAAGATATTTTAGAGAAAAAAGATTGGAGCCAATTAAAGCAATCCGCACAAATCTTTGTAGATGCTATGAAAAAAGCAAGAAATAGTTCTCCGGAACTTTAA
- a CDS encoding serine/threonine protein kinase, whose amino-acid sequence MVETSTHDTPFAWGDQETQHFFDLTPDRILEAVEAANIRCTGRCMPLNSMENRVYEVEIELAEPAPPDNPSEAFRIVKFYRPGRWSREQIHGEHQFLIDLEKEEIPVVAPLPFSNGETVRFMPEYHIWYTVFPRVGGRNPDELTDEQLSQIGRLLARIHIVGARSEAHSRIKIGPESYGLQSLDYLLDEGWIEADLEDHYSDLVEEICELTQPWFDSADYQRIHGDAHLGNLLYGRQGFFWVDFDDMVQGPAIQDIWLLTPGRDEYSNRQRNILLESYEMLKTFDYGSLRLTEPLRALRYIHFCAWIGKRWEDPSFPPKFPEFGTRSFWQEQIVDLEECLRMIKEKS is encoded by the coding sequence ATGGTCGAAACTTCAACACATGATACACCCTTCGCTTGGGGAGACCAAGAAACGCAGCATTTTTTCGATCTTACCCCCGACCGAATTTTAGAGGCCGTAGAAGCTGCAAATATAAGATGTACAGGGCGCTGCATGCCACTCAATAGTATGGAGAACCGAGTCTATGAAGTCGAAATAGAGCTCGCGGAGCCTGCGCCTCCCGATAACCCCAGCGAGGCCTTCCGGATAGTCAAATTCTACAGGCCGGGTCGCTGGTCAAGAGAACAGATTCATGGAGAACATCAGTTTTTGATCGATCTTGAGAAGGAAGAAATACCGGTTGTGGCTCCACTCCCATTCTCTAATGGCGAAACAGTTAGATTTATGCCGGAGTATCATATTTGGTACACCGTTTTTCCTCGAGTAGGTGGCCGCAACCCAGATGAACTCACTGATGAACAGCTCTCACAAATTGGGCGTCTTCTCGCGCGAATTCATATTGTTGGTGCTAGGTCTGAAGCGCACTCACGCATTAAAATTGGACCTGAAAGTTATGGCTTACAGAGCCTTGATTATCTTTTGGATGAAGGGTGGATTGAGGCTGATCTGGAGGACCATTATAGTGATCTTGTTGAAGAGATCTGCGAATTGACGCAACCGTGGTTTGATTCTGCAGACTATCAGCGTATCCATGGGGACGCACATTTAGGGAATTTACTCTATGGACGCCAAGGCTTTTTCTGGGTGGATTTTGACGACATGGTGCAGGGACCCGCCATTCAAGACATTTGGCTTTTGACACCAGGTCGAGACGAATATAGCAATCGCCAAAGAAATATTTTATTAGAATCCTATGAAATGCTGAAGACATTTGATTATGGGAGCCTAAGACTAACTGAGCCTTTGCGAGCTCTTCGATACATCCATTTCTGTGCCTGGATAGGAAAGCGTTGGGAAGACCCTTCTTTTCCTCCTAAGTTTCCAGAATTTGGAACGCGCTCGTTTTGGCAAGAGCAGATAGTAGACTTGGAGGAGTGCCTGCGAATGATCAAAGAGAAATCTTAG
- a CDS encoding aldose epimerase, with product MSREVQFQGQRVIELQTGNSLLRVSPEKGGRLLMWEVSGKPVIHWPENADWSNPPKIRGGNPILFPFIARHFVDGQIGKWKDTAGVIRDLPMHGFARAAPFTVVDDDPSTTRMRLVDNQDTQALYPYAFVFDVVYELDETSVRVVFETVNKGNERMPYYAGHHFYFPVPHDEREQWELHLIAEKWARQNDDGSIVFSKPNDNILSLADPDLNDRMHILGGVGSVPNAELRKKDGSYKLLFDLATEGFPWYAVTTWTQTDSSDFYCVEPWLGLPNAIHHHYGLRWIEPGQKETAGFTLRWLV from the coding sequence ATGAGTAGAGAAGTGCAATTCCAAGGACAGAGGGTCATTGAATTACAAACGGGAAACTCTCTTTTGCGCGTATCCCCCGAAAAGGGAGGCAGATTATTGATGTGGGAAGTGTCTGGTAAGCCTGTTATTCATTGGCCCGAAAATGCCGATTGGTCCAATCCACCTAAGATACGCGGAGGCAACCCCATATTGTTCCCCTTCATTGCCAGACATTTTGTTGATGGGCAAATAGGCAAGTGGAAAGACACGGCAGGCGTAATTAGAGATTTACCCATGCATGGATTTGCGCGCGCCGCACCATTTACAGTTGTAGATGATGATCCTTCTACAACTCGAATGAGATTAGTAGATAATCAAGATACACAAGCACTTTACCCTTACGCTTTTGTATTCGATGTTGTTTATGAGTTAGATGAAACATCGGTTCGTGTAGTCTTTGAGACAGTAAATAAGGGAAATGAACGGATGCCTTATTATGCAGGGCACCATTTTTATTTCCCTGTGCCTCATGACGAGCGAGAGCAATGGGAGTTACATCTGATAGCAGAAAAGTGGGCACGGCAAAATGATGATGGTTCCATTGTCTTTTCTAAACCTAATGACAATATACTGAGCTTAGCAGATCCAGATCTCAATGATCGTATGCATATTCTAGGAGGAGTGGGTTCCGTTCCTAATGCAGAGCTTAGAAAAAAAGATGGTTCCTACAAGCTGCTATTTGACCTAGCAACTGAAGGATTCCCATGGTATGCAGTCACAACCTGGACTCAAACAGACTCGTCTGATTTTTACTGTGTTGAACCTTGGTTAGGCCTCCCAAACGCCATTCACCATCATTATGGCCTACGCTGGATTGAACCCGGCCAAAAAGAAACTGCTGGGTTTACGCTTAGATGGCTGGTTTAA
- a CDS encoding DUF971 domain-containing protein, translated as MLYPENIALIGDEVAIKWEDGSEDFFSMERLRAHSPSAENQGERDLLGNQYGGTEQDKFPGVSVTGWDIVGSYAVQFKFSDGHNSGLYSYDYLKKLADNS; from the coding sequence ATGTTGTATCCAGAAAACATCGCTCTGATAGGTGATGAGGTAGCCATCAAGTGGGAGGACGGTAGCGAGGATTTCTTTTCCATGGAGCGTCTACGAGCTCATTCACCAAGTGCAGAAAATCAAGGAGAAAGAGATCTCCTAGGGAATCAATATGGAGGCACTGAACAGGATAAATTCCCTGGGGTATCTGTAACCGGTTGGGATATAGTTGGGAGTTATGCTGTCCAATTTAAATTCAGTGATGGACATAACTCTGGTCTATATTCTTATGATTATTTAAAAAAGTTAGCCGACAATTCCTAA
- a CDS encoding nucleoside deaminase encodes MIECPFRKKYPDELVRDHTYFMSMAYNQAIEAWRRDEVPIGAVIEMGGKVIASAYNQVETLKDPTAHAEMLAITKAANAIADWRLNQATLYVTKEPCPMCSGACIMARIKKVHYAVSDPKMGYLGGAMEAHLLDTLNHRLHVEMGPMEFECKQLLQSFFQMKRLKLDNIKDVEAFKHLWN; translated from the coding sequence ATGATTGAATGCCCATTCCGAAAAAAGTACCCAGACGAACTTGTCCGGGATCATACTTATTTTATGTCCATGGCCTATAATCAGGCGATAGAAGCATGGCGTAGAGATGAAGTGCCCATTGGTGCTGTGATAGAAATGGGAGGCAAAGTCATCGCCTCTGCTTATAACCAAGTTGAAACGCTCAAAGATCCTACCGCCCATGCTGAAATGCTCGCCATTACTAAAGCAGCTAATGCCATTGCAGACTGGAGGCTTAATCAAGCTACACTTTACGTTACAAAAGAACCATGCCCTATGTGTAGTGGTGCCTGTATTATGGCGAGGATTAAAAAAGTTCATTATGCTGTTAGCGATCCTAAAATGGGTTATTTGGGAGGAGCTATGGAAGCACATCTATTGGATACTTTGAATCATAGACTCCATGTTGAGATGGGACCTATGGAGTTTGAATGTAAACAGTTACTCCAGAGTTTTTTTCAGATGAAGCGCCTAAAACTAGATAACATCAAAGATGTGGAAGCCTTTAAACACTTATGGAATTAG